The following proteins are encoded in a genomic region of Burkholderia cepacia:
- a CDS encoding MauE/DoxX family redox-associated membrane protein, translating into MTLDPVLATSAQAGAAAVVLLGAFAKMRRPAAFRQALAGYRLLPDALTAPVAFAIPLAEALGAAALLFPDTRTAGATGLIALLLAFAAGLAINLLRGHTDIDCGCSGFTAARTDAPRGIGWLHVGRVLLLVALTATAFVEPGARAVVWFDYLTLFFSVLLIVCALLTVDVLLANVPRLSHLRNS; encoded by the coding sequence ATGACCCTCGATCCCGTACTCGCCACCAGCGCGCAGGCCGGCGCGGCCGCCGTCGTGCTGCTCGGCGCCTTCGCGAAGATGCGCCGGCCCGCTGCATTCCGGCAGGCGCTCGCCGGCTACCGGCTGCTGCCCGATGCGCTGACCGCGCCCGTCGCGTTCGCGATTCCGCTGGCGGAAGCGCTCGGCGCCGCCGCGCTGCTGTTTCCCGATACACGCACGGCCGGTGCGACCGGCTTGATCGCGCTGCTACTGGCCTTCGCGGCCGGGCTCGCGATCAACCTGCTGCGCGGCCATACCGACATCGACTGCGGCTGTTCCGGCTTCACCGCCGCGCGCACGGATGCGCCGCGCGGCATCGGCTGGCTGCACGTCGGGCGCGTGCTGCTGCTCGTCGCGCTGACCGCCACCGCGTTCGTCGAACCGGGCGCGCGCGCCGTCGTGTGGTTCGACTACCTGACGCTGTTCTTCTCCGTGCTGCTGATCGTCTGCGCGCTGCTCACCGTCGACGTGTTGCTCGCCAACGTACCGCGCCTTTCCCACCTGAGGAATTCATGA
- the mauD gene encoding methylamine dehydrogenase accessory protein MauD, producing MMQTALTVSTALLWVAVLALGAICLALVRQIGILYERIMPAGALMIDKGPAVGAIAPTFELTDIRGALVKVGGIDASGKATLLFFLSPTCPVCKKLLPLLPSLQASEATPVNIVLASDGDFDEHARFAQKHDLGRFPYVLSQELGLAYQIGKLPYAVLLDETGTVRAKGLVNTREHLESLFEAKERGVASLQQFVHGDHSHDAHAQHA from the coding sequence ATGATGCAAACCGCTCTCACCGTTTCCACCGCCCTGCTGTGGGTGGCCGTCCTCGCGCTTGGCGCGATCTGCCTCGCGCTGGTGCGCCAGATCGGCATCCTGTACGAACGCATCATGCCGGCCGGCGCGCTGATGATTGACAAGGGGCCGGCGGTCGGCGCGATCGCGCCGACGTTCGAACTGACCGACATTCGCGGCGCGCTGGTGAAGGTCGGCGGCATCGATGCGTCGGGCAAGGCCACGCTGCTGTTCTTCCTGTCGCCGACGTGCCCGGTCTGCAAGAAGCTGCTGCCGCTGCTGCCGTCGCTGCAGGCAAGCGAAGCGACGCCGGTGAACATCGTGCTCGCGAGCGACGGCGATTTCGACGAACACGCGCGCTTCGCGCAGAAGCACGACCTCGGGCGCTTCCCGTACGTGCTGTCGCAGGAGCTCGGCCTTGCATACCAGATCGGCAAGTTGCCGTACGCGGTGCTGCTCGACGAAACCGGCACGGTGCGCGCGAAGGGGCTTGTCAACACGCGCGAGCATCTCGAGAGCCTGTTCGAGGCGAAGGAGCGCGGTGTCGCATCGCTGCAGCAGTTCGTGCACGGCGATCACAGCCACGACGCGCACGCACAGCACGCATGA
- a CDS encoding methylamine dehydrogenase light chain, translating to MGLFDSWFERSARGVAQHSSRRSAMAKLGKVLVGSALLPLLPVDRTAYAADAASGASGAAASGASDDPMSCDYWKYCAIDGWLCSCCGGTSSSCPPGTTPSPITWIGTCRNPHDGSDYIVSYNDCCGKTSCGKCFCNRNEREKPLYKLSLNNDINWCMANGNSNYHCSVSVLLGAAKQ from the coding sequence ATGGGCCTGTTTGATTCATGGTTCGAGCGGTCGGCGCGCGGCGTCGCGCAGCACAGTTCGCGGCGCAGCGCGATGGCGAAGCTCGGCAAGGTGCTGGTGGGATCGGCGCTGCTGCCGCTGCTGCCGGTCGACCGCACCGCATACGCGGCCGATGCGGCGTCGGGCGCGTCAGGCGCCGCCGCATCGGGGGCGAGCGACGACCCGATGAGCTGCGACTACTGGAAGTACTGCGCGATCGACGGCTGGCTCTGCAGCTGCTGTGGCGGAACGTCGAGCAGCTGCCCGCCGGGCACGACGCCTTCGCCGATCACGTGGATCGGCACCTGTCGCAATCCGCACGATGGTTCGGACTACATCGTGTCGTACAACGACTGCTGCGGCAAGACTTCGTGCGGCAAGTGTTTCTGCAACCGCAACGAGCGCGAGAAGCCGCTGTACAAGCTGTCGCTGAACAACGACATCAACTGGTGCATGGCGAACGGTAATTCGAATTACCACTGTTCGGTTTCGGTTCTGCTGGGAGCGGCAAAGCAATGA